The Magnolia sinica isolate HGM2019 chromosome 11, MsV1, whole genome shotgun sequence DNA window ATATTTAGCCCAGCTGCCAAAGCTTTTATCTCGTTAAAAACAGGGACAAACACAGATGGACCTATCACATGCACAGCTTCACATGCGTCATCCCAATATCTAAATCTAACAAATGCCAATCTCTGCAACTTCTCGATGTCTCTATGGCTACGCACGATTGTTTCAACCAGACAGCCATACTTCTGAAAAAACACCTCTACTACATCCTTAGCACCCCGTTGAGGATGAAAGCTGGCTACAAATACTGTGAACAAGCATCTTCTGTGGCTTGATTTCCTGGAATGTATTGCTCCAAGCTTTTGATCACTCCATGGTACCGGTCACAGCGATGGCAACCCTTCCACCACATGACTAGGAGTCCACTTGATCGAAtcacttgatcagtgtgattttacaCATGAGCCTCATCCATGATATGACTAGCAATCTAGTTGGTTTGGATAGTTGCAAATGAGTCTTGAAAAGTGACATGAACCCCACCATTCATACAACTGGCTTTCAACAAACTACCATTGTAATTGAAATATTAAGATCTCACCCGTTGAATGTCAGATTTGGATGAAACTGGGACCTAGGTTCACCTGGGCCTACTTTAGGATATGATCAATCAGTTCGGACAACCAAGATATATCTTGATGGAAAATGCCCAACGTACCTTGATGGCTAAAAGAATGATAACAGGCCCTAGAATGGGAATTTTGTGAGATCCTTTTAAAGATAAGGCCCTTAAATGTCCTGGAATACACACGGGCCAATTTAATCATAAGAACAATGGTTTGGATGTGAAATGATCAAAGTGCTCATGTACTGCGCTGGGTCTCGAGTTAGAGTTTGATTCAGAATCTGGGATTCAATGCTCGGTTTTATGCATAATATGTGCCTCTTCAATGCATTGTAGGGCCTAAATAAATGCATGTATATGCGCACGTTGGCATGTATTGATATTAATGAATGTAGATGGGTGTGGAAGCAGGGAAGAAGGAAATATGTCAAAACTTggcatccaaccatgcccaaatTTAATGATCTGGAATGCCATAAGTGATATTTGATTTTGCCTAGTAGGACGCCAGAATGAGGTATCTACATTGATAAGGCAGCTATTCTAAATTTCTTCACCACCACCATTGATTACCCCAAACATCTTCAGCCCTTAAGTTTCTAAGCCAACATGAGTTTCTCCTGAAAAACACGACTTCTTAGAATGCATGATAAATCCAACAAGATTCGCAAGCACAAAATATGAGAACCAGTGTTAAAAATCCTACAACTGGGACAGTAATCAAATGGTTTAAATCAGTTTATTTTATTCGCTTATCATACCTGAATACCATATGCATTGCTGCAAACAAAATTCCACACATCCAACCCCAGAATTTCATACATGATAAGAAAACTGTTACGTGGTAAATGTAGAGGAGTTATACAATGCCTGGATGAACAAATcaccatctggtgggacccattgcgGATAGGAGATGATTGAAATCTCCATCAAACAATCACATCCATCCAATCAGTGGTAACCAAACCACTGAATACAGCCTCTTATCAGTTTTCccccttttaaccatccattttcaaggATTATCCGATAGAATGGCCTTCCCATCATCACCCATCCACAACAAGGCCCACCAGACGTATGGTCCGGACAAGTGAGAGTTGGAGCCCACATTGCCAAGTGAAAAAACTGCTGATTCCGGCCAAGAATGCATATTAATTCATTGattagagagagaggaaaagattgtcatatctctaaaatcctggaaaaagaaaaaaacggaTGAACTCACTGGGAGAGGGTAAGTGAAAAGGATCGCATTCTTCTCCTTTGTGTAGATGATCAATTGCAACAATCCGTTGAAGGCTATATACTTGCCAAAGAGGAGTCAAAGACCTCAAAGATGCAGAATTTCCAATAGATCAATGCAACAAAAACGCTAGAGATGTAAAACATGAATTCTGCAAGAATTCAAACACGGAAGGATATAACACGATGCATCCGACGAGGAAATCCCTGTTTTCCGGGAATTTCTTAGGATAGAACTGCGCAACGAGCGCGATGGCGATGATGATGGCCCCCAATAGCAATCTGATGTTGCTCAATCGCACGTCTTCGGTGTATCCTCGGCCAGTAACGATCTGcaagaagaaaggagaaatggAATCTCGTCTACATACTGGAATCCATAGAATCTACAAGAGATAGATACTAgggttttggatatacctcagaGATGTATTCGTCGAGAAGGTGTTTGATGGAGTGATGGTCCACCAGATTCGCCTTTTTAGGGCTGGATTTGGGAGATGAGTCGTTGCTGctcgccatctctctctctctctctccacctttaCTTCTGCTTTTCTTCTGGTAAAGGAGTTTCGACGGATTCGGTAGTGATTTAAGTAACGACGTCGGTGCtggaaggaaacggattggctactcccctaccaccagcccggtggctgatggtcggtgctctgtgggccccacaatgatttatatgtttcatccattccgttaatacatttttaaagatcattttatggttttataccaaaaattaggGGGATATaagtcccaagtggaccacaccttaggaaaacactagtgattggatatccacctttaaaatcatcctaaggcccactgtactgtttatttgacatccaatctgttgattaggtcagacggtcccagatgaagggaaaaaaaatatcatcttgatacaaaacttttattgccccaaaatatttttaatggtctacgctcattcaacactgtttcctgtaatgtggtccacttgagattggtatatatctcatttttggtctcgtatcataaaatgatgagaaacaatagatggacggcatggatgaaacacatacgtcatggtggggtccacagagcaccaaccaacgGCCATTGGCTGATGTTAAGCGGGAGTAGGCGCTGGAAAAgctccgtggcccaccatgacgcttgtgtttgaaatcggattgcgtcttCGACACTGAGGACTCTTTTAGCGcagtgagtaaactcagttgcgcccactgtaaatgtatgtagtttatctacacggtccatctatttttccatctcatttcagtggtggagcccaaaatttaagcatatccaaagctcaaatagaccacaccacaagaaatagtgaaaatgacgacttccaccattgaaacttttttgagcccaaattgatgtttatttgtcatctaacctcttGTGAGATTACACAGGCATGGATAAAGGTTAAAAAGCATGTAATATCTTGATCATAAACTTCCATGGTTCCCAAAAAAATTCAACTTCAGAATTTCaattcacttgagccttggataaacttcatttttttgcggtagccctaaaattatatgttaaaattgatgaacggtgtagataaaatatataaatcacaatgaACCTGTAGACTGTTTTACtcatgggattaagtgggattaAACGGGATGGATTTGGTTTTTTACAATGATTATGTGATGCGTTTGGTGCATGGAATTATATTGTATTAAGTAGGATAAAACTTTAAATCCCTTGgtttgaaaaattgtttatatTTAGTTTATCATAAGTTTCCAACATTAGATCATGTGTATAGAATAGAGAGGGCTTTTTGCAATTCAACCAGGATTTGTGAAATCCATGAGATTTCCATGTATTTCCACGTAAAAGCCTAAGTTAGGAAGTTCTTAGGCTGAGAAAggaggtgaggcccacattgatatttgtgaggaatccacctcatccatttgTTTTACAAGATCATTCAGAGGAAGCgatcaaaaatgaggtaaatttaaaactcaagtgggccatgagatagatttaaaactcaagtgagccatacgagAGAAAACTGTGGGGAGTGAGTGATcactattgaaacattcatatgaccacaaaagttttgtatcacgatAAAGTTTTTTATATTGTCAGTTCATCTgaaggaatgaacttataaacgatTGGggtaacatataaacatcaaggtagagcttCAGAAGGTTTCAGCCGTATGAAATTCTTTCTCCACTCTTTCgtttcatatggcccacttgagttttagatatgcttaacttttggtagcatgtcctaaagctgatctcacaaaatggatggacggggtggattactcacaaatattaaggtaggccccatctTACTTCTTAATGTAACTTTAAAATATGATTTTCGAAATTGGTACTTGTTTTCCATGTACAACCAAACactacatgaatcaaaacatgtaTTTAAGCCCTATATCCTACTTTATCCAAACATCAATGTGAATAGCTCACTCCTATGACATTAAGAGGCAATCCACTAACATCAGGCAATCCACCAACATGTGCATTTATTGCAAAACAGTAATTCCATCCCaccatctaattccatgcgcCAACGGGTTTGCCTTCAAAATTCATGTTTTAGTGGATATTGAATGCCATGTTTGGAATGTAAATGTTGAAAAAGTAAATTCTAAGATTTAGTTTGAAATCATGTTTGGATTAAACTGGGATTTGAAATAAGCAAAAACCCACCATCGTGTAAGGTTCTATTTATAaatggcatgggcccaaaaatgaggaatatcTAGAGCTCAAAGAAAGCAGTATACACAATGACACCTCCATTGAAACTttcccagggcccaccacaatgtttatttgtcagccaacctgctcataagatcacatataccgggatgaagggaaaacacaaatatcagcttgatctaaaacttttgtggccccgagaagttttcagtggtaagtgttcaatccccattactttttttggcgtggtccacttgagctcttgatctacctgatttttgggccctaaaatgatatcaaaaaatggatggactgtctAGATATAGTACCTACATCATGGCATGGCTTACAGAACTTGCTTACATATCCGTGCTCATTCCCCCATCGGGTGtattttgaatttctaaattTGGAAGCTGCTACAAATCCCATCGGTAGAGGGATTCGTGGTAACCTTTTCAATGCATTGCTCATTCGGAGTAAACAAACATGGCATGGAATTTAAACAGCAGTATTTTAAATTCAATGCCATCTAATCCCACTATCCCAAATGCCTGAATTAATCTGTATGCAATCCGCATCCTATGTTTTTTACCCAATACATCCATTTTACCACGTTATTTCAAGCGCCCAAAAATtagtcaaatccaaatctaagatggaccacatcataggtaACCGTGTAattgaacaccaaccattaaaaacttctgggaccataatagttttgaatcaagctatatttgtgttttccctttacctCCATGACCTATCAAtatgttggattgcaaataaatattatggtggcgtcttacgaagtttttaatagtagttttcaatcatcattgtttcctgtaatttgTGGATCCAGTTTGATGCTAATGTGGACCCTACTACAAAGATGATCAAGCACAATAACTAAAAGTGTCCACTCATCAGGTTTGTGGCTCAAATGTAAAAAGCATGGACAGTTAAGGAAAATGAGTCCCCGAGTGCTTCACTTTCAATTCAATGTGTAACCCATAATATctcaattaaaatatttatgttcTGTCTTGATGATAAGTAACACCTTATGCACCATTTAGATGTTTCACACCCTAGCTAGCTAGGCACACATGTGAATGTGCATGTGGAGTCATCAATCGCATGTGATACATACATTTGGTAATAATATAGATTAGATAAGCGTAGCTTAGACTATCTTACGAAAAGTGCAATGAAGTTTCAGTCCTGTCTTCCAACTAAAATCTACCATTTAAGACATTTGAAGGAAATAAAAAGTTTGCACACCACATTCACACTTTGGCACTTGAGTGTCTTACATAAGTTACACAATGATAGGAAGTATAGGGTAGATGTGAATGTTAATATTCAATTAGTGTTTCTATTATATCATTTGGCTTAAGAACCTATTAGAACTTGTACACTTATCTTCATCACTAGGCCAAATACAAGGGTTAGATTTATATTAGatcaatgaaaaataattaaaaaatactaTGTATGCTTGTCAGATATGAGGTTCAGGTTtgcatttattttctttattgaaGCCTGTGACAACCATATAATTATGCTGATAACTAGGGTCATCTAACAATTTGAACCAAGTAAGAAAACCAAGCAAGTCCTTCCTAATTAAAAACAATCAAAGTGATGAGAATAACAAGCTATctctaaactaaaaataaaataaaatctcttcaCTAGTTCATCCATCGAAGCTGCCTTTCTTTGACCTATTGATGCCTGATCCAGTGCCAGATCTTGTCTTGCCTTACTCTAATATGTCAACCTATTGTGATTTCTACTGTCAACATGGGGCATTTGATCCAAATATGTATCAAAGCTTATATGTGCATTTAGAGACTTGAGGAAGTTACTTGACTATGAACCTAAACTTGTTAAGAATGTGATCAAATATGGTGAATGGTGAGTTTATTTccatgaaattttatttaaaaatttaaacctTAAGCTCTTACAATTTATATCAAATGAGACAATAAGCTAACAAACTGCGTAAAAACTGACGGATGCCGAAATTAATAGTTCAATCTTTCCAATTTAGTTAGCAAATTCATCTAATTGCCTTGTTATTTTTCAAGTTTTCTCCCATGAAATTTTATATAAATCTTTGCTCTTATCTAGAAGGCATGTAAACTaaatatgaattccctttgattGTTTAAAGGTTGTATGTAATCCAATTTGATTATTTTAAGTTTATatgcaataaaaataaataataattgacGCAGGGGAAGACGTGAGGTCaaacaccgtcttcctcaagaggataactattccgaaccACGGaacctctctggactcctcacagagacttctcaaatccacgaggaaagaaagcagaaaatagaaataaattctaataaattcaaaattgattgatgaataattaaaaacgagttcacaaccctttaaataagggtaccaagcaatgggaaagaaattagaatcaaactacaactccaactcctagaatccgcgacttactataaatagtaaacttactatttatagacggtcgtgacgtctactagtgtgcaaggtttttgcccaaaaatagtaagtgtcctatttggcttcaccaaaccgttctcctaattattctaagctcttttcacgttgggcgcaactccttaagcccgacggatgaagagttataatcaaactaaaacttactatttatagtaaaaacgaaattaaaacaaggaagcgaccatcgatcaaggggtttttcgctattccgggctacgcaacccggcataacggggttggttggctaaagtagctcgttctaccccaaaatcatatattttacgtcagataactcattccggattgcaagatactcctgatctaaggtccgatggtctggatcacttctgtcgtcgaccgggccttttctgatccatcttggccatgaaactgtccgcaacccgctctacatcagtcccctccac harbors:
- the LOC131219502 gene encoding signal peptidase complex subunit 2-like, with protein sequence MASSNDSSPKSSPKKANLVDHHSIKHLLDEYISEIVTGRGYTEDVRLSNIRLLLGAIIIAIALVAQFYPKKFPENRDFLVGCIVLYIAFNGLLQLIIYTKEKNAILFTYPLPGSFNSTGLVVSSKLPRFSDMYTLSIASADPKSISARKPVQFTKSVTKWFTHDGVLVEGLFWKDVSKLIDDYAGDSRKTK